The Paraflavitalea devenefica genome contains a region encoding:
- a CDS encoding SusC/RagA family TonB-linked outer membrane protein, translating into MKRKCKAGCIFLRLHFSCSYWLMALLITGFLPVTGRAQSQPVVTGRVVEAATNKGLKGVTVSVKNTSRKSATSEDGRYTIQAASADVLVFTFISMKVHEEKVEGRTVVNVGMIPKDTSLNAVVVVGYNSVKRGDLTGAVAQANMQDISKAPVGSFAEALAGRLAGVQVSSSDGQPGGGMNIVIRGPGSLTQSISPLYVIDGFPVEDIDPATINPDDIESISILKDASSTAIYGSRAANGVVLIQTKKGKAGKAVVSLSASSGFQLKRKEIALMSPYEFVKYQLERFPTAPESWRYIAGGKSIEDYKNVQGTNYQDYVFTQGKINIYNLAVRGGNEQTKYSVSGSYFDQEGIVINTGLKRYTGRISLDHNISNRIKAGFIAGYTNVTSWGQTISSSPSSSTSSYVMFRTWAYRPVGFPDAGLDLLAEETDESSITSSDFRINPVIDLENQYQYDYNRQLEGLANVSVNISKDLVLKLTGGIRNNSYTYDRFYNSKTTKGSPSNPNNADGINGSVQDTYTNSWSNENTLTYNHVFNEKHRLSAMALLSFQKNRYRTEGYSGRLLPNESLGMAGLNDGIAFNPVSHRSYNTRSSYGGMVNYSYDSRYLLTLNFRADGSSKFAASNRWGYFPGAAVGWNMHHEKFLSKSNVISNSKIRASYGIVGNDRVGDFSYISALTTSTNGYSFNGATPTLAVYQSNLGNADLTWERTTSIDVGYELGLFNNRVELTVDLYKRTTDDLLLNAQLPPTSGFSTAYKNIGKLENKGVELSLNARVIQTGSFSWETGFNITFNRNKVLALTEGQRNLDNAVTTDVNYNDNLYTSEIGKPSGMMVGYVWLGNYQYSDFNNTAPGVYVLKPEVPTNGKPRNTIQPGDVKYKDLNGDGVVNSDDKTIIGRGQPVHWGGFVNNFKYKGFSLNIFFQWSYGNNIYNANRITFEGNTNGRKNMNQYASYINRWTPENPTNENFRAGGEGVIGYHSSKYVEDGSYLRLKTLSLDYSLPTRYIKRLFMSSLSLNVAMQNVLTWTNYTGLDPEVSTRNNILTPGYDYSAYPQARNITFGVKANF; encoded by the coding sequence ATGAAAAGAAAATGTAAAGCAGGTTGTATATTCCTGAGGCTTCATTTTTCTTGTTCTTATTGGCTCATGGCATTGTTGATTACCGGTTTTTTACCGGTAACAGGCCGGGCGCAGAGCCAGCCGGTAGTAACCGGCCGGGTAGTGGAGGCCGCCACTAACAAAGGCTTGAAAGGGGTAACCGTATCGGTTAAAAACACCAGCCGGAAATCAGCTACCAGCGAAGATGGCCGGTATACCATCCAGGCAGCTTCGGCAGATGTACTTGTTTTTACTTTCATTAGTATGAAAGTCCACGAGGAAAAAGTGGAGGGTAGGACCGTGGTAAATGTAGGGATGATACCCAAAGACACCTCGCTCAATGCCGTGGTGGTTGTGGGGTATAATTCGGTAAAGCGGGGCGACCTGACCGGGGCCGTGGCGCAGGCCAATATGCAGGATATATCGAAGGCACCCGTAGGTTCCTTTGCTGAAGCGCTGGCAGGCAGATTGGCTGGGGTACAGGTGTCAAGCTCCGACGGACAACCCGGTGGAGGGATGAACATTGTGATCAGGGGCCCGGGCTCCTTAACCCAAAGCATCTCGCCCTTGTATGTCATTGATGGATTCCCCGTGGAAGATATTGACCCGGCTACCATCAACCCGGACGATATAGAATCGATAAGCATCTTGAAAGATGCGTCGTCAACAGCCATCTATGGTTCAAGGGCCGCCAACGGGGTAGTGCTTATCCAAACCAAAAAAGGCAAAGCCGGTAAGGCGGTGGTTTCACTGAGCGCCTCCAGCGGGTTTCAACTGAAGCGGAAAGAAATAGCGCTCATGAGCCCCTATGAATTTGTAAAATACCAGTTGGAACGGTTTCCCACCGCACCCGAATCATGGAGATACATAGCCGGCGGCAAATCGATAGAAGACTATAAAAACGTACAAGGAACAAATTACCAGGATTACGTATTCACCCAGGGAAAGATCAATATTTATAACCTCGCAGTAAGAGGGGGTAACGAGCAAACAAAATATTCCGTGTCGGGATCTTACTTTGATCAGGAGGGTATTGTTATCAATACCGGCCTCAAAAGATATACGGGCAGAATATCGCTCGACCACAACATCAGCAATCGTATCAAAGCAGGTTTTATAGCGGGCTATACCAACGTTACGTCCTGGGGACAAACCATTAGCAGCAGTCCTTCCTCCAGCACATCGAGCTATGTCATGTTCAGAACATGGGCATACAGGCCCGTCGGGTTCCCGGATGCAGGCCTGGACCTGTTAGCGGAAGAAACTGATGAATCGTCTATCACCAGCAGTGATTTCAGGATCAATCCCGTGATAGACCTGGAAAACCAATACCAGTACGATTACAACCGGCAGTTGGAAGGATTGGCCAATGTGAGTGTCAACATTTCGAAAGACCTCGTTTTAAAATTAACGGGTGGCATCCGGAACAACAGTTATACCTACGACCGGTTCTATAATTCAAAGACAACCAAAGGAAGCCCGTCCAATCCCAACAATGCAGATGGTATCAATGGTTCTGTACAGGATACCTATACCAATAGCTGGTCCAACGAAAACACACTTACCTATAACCACGTGTTTAACGAAAAACACCGGCTCTCTGCCATGGCGCTGCTGAGTTTCCAGAAGAACAGGTACCGCACCGAAGGTTATTCCGGAAGGCTGTTGCCCAATGAAAGTCTTGGTATGGCCGGGCTGAATGATGGCATCGCCTTTAACCCCGTTTCGCACAGATCGTACAATACCCGCAGTTCGTATGGCGGCATGGTGAACTATAGCTATGATTCCCGGTACCTGCTCACACTTAACTTCCGGGCCGATGGTTCCTCCAAATTTGCAGCCAGTAACAGGTGGGGCTATTTTCCCGGCGCCGCTGTTGGCTGGAATATGCACCATGAAAAATTCCTGTCAAAAAGCAACGTCATCAGCAACTCGAAGATCAGGGCCAGCTACGGCATCGTAGGTAATGACCGCGTGGGCGATTTTAGCTACATATCGGCATTGACCACTTCCACCAATGGTTATTCTTTCAATGGCGCCACCCCCACATTGGCTGTTTATCAGTCTAACCTGGGCAATGCAGACCTTACCTGGGAAAGGACCACGTCCATAGATGTTGGGTATGAACTGGGACTTTTCAACAACAGGGTAGAGCTGACAGTTGATCTCTATAAAAGAACAACAGATGACCTGTTGCTGAATGCGCAGTTGCCGCCAACTTCCGGGTTTTCGACCGCGTATAAAAACATCGGCAAGCTCGAAAACAAAGGTGTTGAGCTGTCGCTGAATGCCCGTGTTATTCAAACCGGTTCATTTAGCTGGGAAACCGGTTTTAACATCACATTCAACAGGAACAAGGTATTGGCGCTTACAGAAGGGCAGCGCAACCTCGACAATGCCGTTACCACAGATGTAAACTATAACGACAACCTGTATACCTCCGAGATCGGCAAACCTTCGGGCATGATGGTAGGTTATGTTTGGCTGGGCAATTACCAGTACAGTGATTTTAACAATACCGCTCCCGGTGTATATGTATTGAAACCCGAGGTGCCCACCAATGGCAAGCCGAGGAATACCATTCAGCCGGGCGATGTAAAGTATAAAGACCTCAATGGAGATGGCGTGGTGAACAGTGATGACAAAACCATTATTGGCCGCGGCCAGCCTGTGCATTGGGGTGGATTCGTCAATAACTTTAAATATAAAGGGTTTAGCCTGAATATATTCTTCCAGTGGTCGTATGGTAACAACATCTACAATGCCAACCGCATCACCTTTGAAGGCAATACCAACGGAAGAAAGAACATGAACCAGTATGCCTCGTATATAAACAGGTGGACGCCGGAAAATCCCACCAATGAAAACTTCAGGGCCGGCGGAGAAGGGGTGATCGGTTATCACTCCTCGAAATATGTGGAAGATGGGTCGTACCTGCGGCTGAAAACACTGTCGCTGGACTATTCATTGCCCACGCGTTATATAAAAAGACTGTTCATGAGCAGTTTGTCGCTGAATGTGGCCATGCAGAATGTTTTGACGTGGACTAACTATACCGGTCTGGACCCTGAAGTATCTACACGCAACAATATTCTTACGCCCGGGTATGATTACTCGGCCTATCCCCAGGCAAGGAACATCACGTTTGGTGTAAAAGCTAATTTTTAA
- a CDS encoding RagB/SusD family nutrient uptake outer membrane protein yields MKRIHFLLLVLLTATGSCNKFLDAKPEDIVFPGNYYQTEQELDYALTAVYHILGSDGLYGNNALYLLGWSADEGYMNRSSIAVGAFRNNNTISDTYVTALWRELYNGINRANILLANVNNNTAIPEEKRQIVRGQALFLRAYFYFLLVQNFGGVPLKLQPSNSAIDVHIAKATDKAVYDQIIKDMTEAEGLVPTINTVGFSGRVTKSAVRGLLMRVCLHMAGYPVKEEARYQDVITWGKKIIDDTQAGHQLNASYSNIFITTAQEKYDIKESIWEVEFVGNGTDNYSETGRNGWINGISTANTNTGRADAYMSYTAKLYNSYEPGDLRKFWCIPFFNYTALPAASGTKTLINEIATEAGKYTRTPGKWRREYETLIPKMATRSPINIPLLRYSDVLLMYAEAQNELQGPTTEVIDLVNKVRRRAWSTGIKSITVTNGGSGYTSAPTVTITGGGGSGATAKAVITAGAVTRIDLDRDVTGVTFYNNGKYTSAPTITITGGGGTDASATADIYLLTDADVKPAFTATKEAFRKFIQDERLRELNFENLRKADLVRWGIYYEVSQAMAATMTIDMPGSVFISYYSNTETPKHLLLPIPAAEMVTNNKMVQNSGW; encoded by the coding sequence ATGAAAAGAATACATTTCCTGTTGTTGGTGTTACTGACTGCAACAGGTTCCTGTAATAAGTTTCTTGATGCCAAACCGGAGGATATCGTTTTTCCGGGTAATTATTATCAAACGGAGCAGGAGCTGGATTACGCCTTAACGGCGGTGTATCATATCCTGGGTTCCGACGGCCTGTATGGGAACAATGCCCTCTATCTCTTAGGCTGGTCGGCCGATGAGGGATATATGAACAGGAGTTCCATTGCCGTAGGCGCATTCAGGAATAACAATACCATCAGTGATACCTATGTTACGGCGCTTTGGAGAGAGTTGTACAATGGCATTAACCGGGCTAATATTTTACTCGCCAATGTAAACAACAATACAGCCATCCCCGAAGAAAAAAGACAAATAGTGCGTGGGCAGGCGCTTTTTTTAAGGGCTTACTTTTACTTTTTGCTGGTGCAGAACTTTGGCGGCGTTCCCCTGAAATTGCAACCGAGCAACTCCGCCATTGATGTACATATAGCAAAAGCTACTGATAAAGCAGTGTACGACCAGATCATCAAAGACATGACCGAGGCGGAAGGTTTGGTACCGACTATTAACACCGTCGGTTTTAGTGGCCGTGTAACAAAATCTGCTGTCAGGGGCCTATTAATGCGGGTATGCCTCCATATGGCGGGCTACCCTGTAAAGGAGGAAGCAAGGTACCAGGATGTGATTACCTGGGGAAAGAAGATCATAGACGACACCCAGGCTGGCCACCAGTTGAATGCCAGTTATTCCAATATTTTTATTACAACGGCCCAGGAAAAATATGACATCAAAGAAAGTATCTGGGAAGTGGAGTTTGTGGGGAATGGCACCGATAATTATTCTGAGACAGGAAGAAACGGCTGGATCAACGGCATTTCCACCGCCAATACCAACACGGGCAGGGCCGATGCCTACATGAGTTATACGGCCAAATTATACAACAGTTATGAACCCGGCGACTTGAGAAAGTTCTGGTGTATTCCGTTCTTTAACTACACGGCATTGCCTGCCGCCAGCGGTACCAAAACGCTCATTAACGAGATCGCTACCGAAGCGGGGAAGTATACCAGAACACCCGGTAAATGGCGGCGTGAATATGAAACGCTCATACCCAAAATGGCTACCCGCTCGCCCATCAATATTCCTTTATTACGCTATTCGGATGTGCTGCTGATGTATGCTGAAGCGCAGAACGAATTACAGGGGCCCACTACGGAAGTGATCGACCTGGTGAACAAGGTAAGACGCAGGGCCTGGTCAACCGGTATCAAAAGCATTACCGTAACAAACGGTGGAAGCGGTTACACATCGGCGCCAACTGTAACCATCACCGGTGGGGGAGGAAGCGGCGCAACGGCTAAAGCCGTGATCACGGCGGGTGCCGTAACACGCATCGACCTCGACCGCGACGTCACCGGCGTTACGTTTTACAACAACGGTAAATATACTTCGGCGCCAACCATTACGATTACCGGCGGAGGCGGAACAGACGCTTCGGCCACCGCTGACATTTACCTGTTGACGGACGCTGATGTAAAGCCGGCCTTTACCGCCACCAAAGAAGCGTTCAGGAAATTCATACAGGATGAAAGGCTGCGTGAACTGAATTTCGAGAACCTTAGAAAGGCCGACCTTGTTAGGTGGGGTATTTATTACGAGGTGAGCCAGGCAATGGCCGCTACCATGACGATCGATATGCCCGGTTCTGTATTCATCAGCTATTATTCCAATACAGAAACCCCCAAACATTTATTGCTTCCCATACCGGCTGCAGAAATGGTCACCAATAATAAAATGGTACAAAACTCCGGTTGGTAA
- a CDS encoding DUF5017 domain-containing protein gives MQYKLWLFIGYCLLAGSCSKKLGKVDAPAFEVTVKKTTFKVGEPVLFSFKGEQDNIAFYSGEGFNDYAFKDGRVINVSGKGVALDFATQLSGTGTQTNQLSVWISGDYNGKNDLANIQAATWANITDSFTLATAATSVASGKADISSWFTPGKPVYIGFKYITKPQETNGLARSWGIQTVVVRSKAPLVLNKELLLTDQENAGFRIIDQYPKDAPSKSTIISTKISLLGNTYKQSTDSIFNPNYSLYNPANPIYNPQSPLYSPTAVIPVYVPFDPASPYNDPLTETWAISKPIYGDSVNLGPDWALSLKGINTDYLQEYVYTYKTPGTYKVYFIAWNQNIEGAQQVIRQVDLTITP, from the coding sequence ATGCAATATAAATTATGGTTGTTCATAGGCTATTGCCTGTTGGCCGGCTCCTGCTCCAAAAAGTTGGGAAAAGTAGACGCCCCGGCATTTGAAGTGACTGTAAAGAAAACAACCTTTAAAGTGGGCGAACCGGTGTTGTTTAGTTTTAAAGGCGAACAGGATAATATTGCGTTTTACTCCGGTGAAGGGTTTAACGACTATGCTTTTAAAGACGGTCGTGTAATAAATGTGAGCGGAAAAGGTGTTGCGCTTGATTTTGCCACTCAGTTATCTGGCACCGGTACCCAAACCAACCAGCTTTCTGTATGGATTTCCGGCGACTACAACGGTAAAAATGACCTTGCCAATATACAGGCAGCTACCTGGGCCAATATTACCGACAGCTTTACGCTCGCTACTGCCGCCACCAGCGTGGCCTCTGGTAAGGCAGATATCAGCTCCTGGTTTACACCTGGCAAACCGGTGTACATCGGTTTTAAATACATCACCAAACCGCAGGAAACAAACGGCCTGGCCCGTTCATGGGGTATACAAACGGTGGTGGTAAGAAGCAAAGCGCCATTGGTGTTAAACAAAGAATTGCTGCTCACAGACCAGGAAAACGCCGGTTTCCGGATCATTGATCAGTATCCGAAAGACGCGCCTTCCAAATCTACTATTATCTCCACCAAAATATCCCTGCTCGGGAATACATACAAGCAGTCTACCGATTCTATTTTTAATCCCAACTATTCTCTTTACAACCCCGCCAACCCGATCTACAATCCGCAGAGTCCATTGTATAGCCCTACAGCAGTTATACCGGTATACGTTCCCTTCGATCCGGCCAGCCCTTACAATGATCCGTTAACCGAAACCTGGGCCATATCAAAACCCATTTACGGTGATTCGGTCAATCTGGGACCCGACTGGGCGCTGTCGCTGAAAGGAATAAATACAGATTACCTGCAGGAATATGTTTATACTTACAAAACGCCGGGCACGTATAAAGTGTATTTTATTGCCTGGAACCAGAATATTGAAGGGGCACAACAAGTGATCAGGCAGGTTGACCTTACCATAACACCTTAA
- a CDS encoding sugar MFS transporter has translation MTKNTTISVDSLSRKQVIVSITIIGVMFFMFGFVSWVNAILIPYFKIACELSHFQAYLVTFAFYISYFIMSVPASYLLKATGFKKGMMTGFWIMAVGAFLFIPAAATRTYAVFLLGLFILGTGLAILQTAANPYITILGPKERAAQRISMMGICNKAAGILAPLIFAAVVLKATDSDLFKQLPGMNAVQKEAALDELIGRVIVPYICVGAFLFLLGLMIRFSPLPDIDTEHESPELQQANQGKSGIIQFPHLVLGAIGIFLHVGTQVIAIDTIIGYAGSMNIQLLEAKVFPSYTLFCTICGYIIGIIVIPKFISQVNALRVCTILGTLFSLLIIFTHGKVNFLGHTADISIWFVVLLGLSNSLIWAGMWPLALDGLGKFTKLGASVLIMGLCGNAILPLIYGAVADSNGLRQGYWVLVPCYLYLVFYAVYGHRIRYWRSNKKLVLQ, from the coding sequence ATGACAAAAAACACAACCATTTCAGTTGATTCGTTGAGCCGCAAACAGGTAATTGTATCCATTACCATCATTGGTGTAATGTTCTTTATGTTCGGCTTCGTATCCTGGGTAAATGCCATTTTGATCCCGTACTTCAAGATCGCTTGTGAGCTTAGTCATTTCCAGGCCTACCTGGTGACATTTGCTTTTTATATCTCCTATTTCATCATGTCTGTTCCCGCTTCGTACCTGCTCAAGGCCACCGGGTTTAAAAAAGGTATGATGACCGGTTTCTGGATCATGGCGGTGGGCGCTTTTTTATTTATTCCCGCAGCAGCTACCCGTACCTATGCTGTTTTCCTGTTGGGTTTGTTCATACTGGGTACCGGGCTGGCCATTCTGCAAACCGCTGCCAATCCGTATATCACCATATTGGGACCTAAAGAAAGAGCCGCACAGCGCATCAGCATGATGGGCATCTGTAACAAAGCGGCGGGCATACTGGCGCCTCTCATCTTTGCAGCCGTGGTATTAAAGGCCACCGACAGCGACCTGTTCAAACAGTTGCCGGGCATGAATGCGGTGCAAAAAGAAGCGGCCCTCGATGAATTGATCGGCCGGGTAATTGTTCCTTATATATGTGTGGGCGCTTTTCTTTTTCTGTTAGGTTTAATGATCCGGTTTTCTCCACTGCCTGATATCGATACAGAGCATGAATCGCCCGAGTTGCAACAAGCCAACCAGGGTAAGTCGGGCATCATACAGTTCCCGCATCTGGTATTAGGCGCCATTGGTATCTTCCTGCATGTGGGCACACAGGTAATAGCCATTGATACCATTATTGGTTATGCCGGTTCTATGAACATCCAGTTGCTGGAAGCCAAAGTCTTTCCTTCCTATACCTTGTTTTGTACCATTTGCGGGTATATTATCGGCATCATTGTGATCCCTAAGTTTATCAGCCAGGTAAATGCCTTGCGGGTATGCACCATACTGGGCACCCTCTTTTCGCTGCTCATTATTTTTACACATGGGAAGGTGAACTTTTTAGGACATACAGCCGATATCTCTATCTGGTTTGTGGTGTTATTGGGTTTGTCCAATTCCCTGATATGGGCAGGCATGTGGCCCCTGGCATTAGATGGATTGGGAAAATTCACCAAGCTGGGCGCCTCTGTGCTCATCATGGGTTTATGCGGTAATGCCATCCTGCCGCTTATCTATGGAGCCGTAGCCGATTCGAACGGGCTCCGGCAGGGGTACTGGGTATTAGTGCCTTGTTATTTATACCTTGTATTCTATGCCGTGTACGGGCATCGTATCAGGTACTGGCGTTCCAATAAGAAACTGGTTCTTCAATAA
- the nagA gene encoding N-acetylglucosamine-6-phosphate deacetylase, with the protein MSERSIKIINGNIITPFRVLNNGTVVIKSDKIVDISERDIEVPGALELDAKGHYVMPGFIDIHVHGGGGGDFMDGSEADFLQVATTHLQYGTTAMLPTTLTSDTAGIIKTLQCYREVAQQKTGGAQFLGVHLEGPYLAMSQRGAQDPAWVRNPDPAEYKEIVRASGGVIKRWSAAPELPGAIEFAHYLQDNGILPSLAHTDAIYEEAAAGFKNGYTLATHLYSGMSGVTRRNAYRYAGVIETAFLIDEMDVEIIADGKHLPAPLLQLIYKIKGPERIALITDAMRGAGMPPGDSILGNRDTGLKVIIEDGVAKLPDRSAFAGSVATANQLVKNMVVLAGVPVAQAVQMITATPARILGIHQQKGTLAGGMDADITICDEQFHVKAVMVMGDILYREKSF; encoded by the coding sequence ATGAGTGAGCGATCAATAAAAATTATCAATGGGAACATCATTACACCGTTCAGGGTATTGAACAATGGAACGGTGGTGATCAAAAGCGATAAGATCGTTGATATTTCGGAGCGGGATATAGAAGTGCCCGGCGCCCTTGAACTGGATGCGAAAGGCCATTATGTGATGCCCGGTTTTATAGACATTCACGTGCATGGCGGGGGAGGGGGTGATTTTATGGACGGCAGTGAAGCGGATTTCTTACAGGTCGCCACTACACATTTACAATATGGCACCACTGCCATGCTGCCTACAACACTCACCAGCGACACAGCGGGGATCATTAAAACCCTGCAATGTTACCGGGAGGTAGCGCAACAAAAAACGGGCGGGGCGCAATTCCTGGGCGTGCACCTCGAAGGGCCTTACCTGGCCATGAGCCAGCGTGGTGCGCAAGACCCTGCCTGGGTCCGCAACCCCGATCCGGCGGAATACAAAGAGATCGTCCGGGCATCAGGTGGAGTCATCAAACGTTGGAGTGCGGCGCCTGAATTACCGGGTGCTATCGAATTTGCGCACTACCTGCAGGACAATGGTATTCTACCCTCGCTGGCACATACTGATGCCATCTATGAAGAAGCGGCAGCAGGATTTAAGAATGGTTATACACTCGCTACGCATTTGTATTCAGGTATGTCGGGTGTTACCCGCCGGAATGCTTACCGGTATGCAGGTGTTATAGAAACGGCTTTTTTGATTGATGAAATGGATGTTGAAATAATAGCCGACGGCAAACACCTGCCGGCCCCGTTGTTACAACTGATCTATAAAATAAAAGGACCTGAACGTATCGCGCTTATTACAGATGCGATGCGTGGCGCAGGCATGCCGCCAGGCGATAGTATCCTGGGAAACAGGGACACCGGTTTGAAAGTGATCATCGAAGACGGCGTTGCCAAACTGCCCGACAGATCGGCCTTTGCCGGCAGTGTGGCTACCGCCAACCAGTTGGTAAAAAACATGGTGGTGCTGGCCGGCGTTCCGGTGGCACAGGCAGTGCAGATGATCACGGCCACACCCGCCCGCATACTGGGTATTCATCAACAGAAGGGTACGTTGGCGGGCGGTATGGATGCCGATATCACCATTTGTGATGAACAGTTTCATGTAAAAGCCGTGATGGTGATGGGTGATATATTATACAGGGAAAAATCATTTTGA
- a CDS encoding glucosamine-6-phosphate deaminase, which yields MIKEFKQDKLLVRTYENRAIMGAEAAREAIAAIQALLQVQQEVNIIFAAAPSQNEFLQALSQAPVHWSRVNAFHMDEYIDLPADAPQGFGNFLRNALLNKVPFRSVHYLQGNHPDIAAECNRYSELLRNHPVDITCMGIGENGHLAFNDPPVADFNDPVLVKKVQLDEACRLQQVHDGCFKQLTEVPTHAITLTIPALMAASDIFCMVPGPTKATAVYNTIHHTIDESVPASILRRHEHAILFTDNLSAGML from the coding sequence ATGATAAAAGAATTCAAACAGGATAAACTGCTGGTCCGTACCTATGAAAACAGGGCCATCATGGGAGCGGAAGCTGCCCGGGAGGCCATTGCTGCCATACAGGCATTGCTACAGGTGCAACAGGAAGTGAACATCATCTTTGCTGCGGCGCCCTCGCAAAACGAGTTTCTGCAGGCGCTCAGCCAAGCGCCTGTTCACTGGAGCCGGGTCAATGCCTTTCACATGGATGAATACATTGACCTGCCTGCCGATGCACCACAGGGATTTGGCAATTTTTTACGGAATGCCCTTTTAAATAAAGTGCCGTTCAGGTCTGTTCATTACTTACAGGGTAATCATCCTGATATAGCAGCGGAATGCAACAGATATAGTGAACTGCTGCGGAACCATCCTGTTGATATTACCTGCATGGGTATTGGAGAAAACGGTCACCTCGCCTTTAATGACCCGCCGGTGGCTGATTTTAATGATCCCGTACTGGTTAAAAAAGTGCAACTGGACGAGGCTTGCAGGTTACAGCAGGTGCACGATGGTTGTTTTAAACAACTCACCGAGGTTCCCACACATGCCATCACCCTTACCATTCCGGCCCTGATGGCAGCTTCAGACATTTTCTGTATGGTGCCGGGGCCTACAAAGGCCACAGCCGTGTACAATACCATCCATCATACCATTGATGAAAGCGTACCTGCTTCTATTTTGAGACGCCATGAACATGCCATATTGTTTACCGATAACCTGAGTGCAGGTATGTTATAA
- a CDS encoding LacI family DNA-binding transcriptional regulator, with translation MKSSKEKEHQLSGIKEIARRANVSIGTVDRVIHDRAGIAPKTKEKVLKIIQELNYQPNIHARRLALAKQIRIATLIPAKSNETSFWEGPLKGLEMAAAEISHYGVQVEQFFYDQDSIDSFLQQSRLLLKTKPDGILLAPSFIEESVGFAQKCRKMNIPYVLIDSDLPGEGSLAYIGPNLNASGNLAAHLVSYLIDENDRILIVNISKELDDQHHLLKKEEGFRNYFRTHRWDNQIVKININKTDPKSIEKGLAAMLKQHDNIKVIFVTNSRVSNVAAFVEKLDRKIILVGYDFLNENIEYINKGVIDFLICQKPLEQAYKGVMALYQHLTLASSPVEKVSFMPIDIITRENYRFYNY, from the coding sequence ATGAAATCATCGAAGGAAAAAGAGCATCAACTTTCAGGGATCAAAGAGATCGCCCGGCGGGCCAACGTGTCTATAGGTACTGTAGACCGGGTAATTCATGACAGGGCCGGTATAGCCCCAAAGACAAAAGAAAAAGTCCTGAAGATCATACAGGAGCTTAATTACCAGCCCAATATTCATGCAAGGCGGTTGGCATTGGCGAAACAAATAAGGATCGCTACGCTGATACCAGCCAAATCGAATGAAACCAGTTTCTGGGAGGGGCCTTTAAAAGGATTGGAGATGGCTGCTGCAGAGATCAGCCACTATGGGGTACAGGTAGAGCAGTTCTTTTATGACCAGGACTCCATTGATTCTTTTTTACAGCAATCGCGCCTTTTACTGAAGACAAAGCCTGATGGCATATTGCTGGCCCCGTCTTTTATAGAAGAATCTGTTGGGTTTGCCCAAAAATGCCGGAAGATGAACATCCCGTATGTGCTGATAGATTCCGATCTGCCTGGTGAGGGGAGCCTGGCCTATATTGGTCCGAACCTGAATGCGAGCGGTAACCTTGCAGCACACCTGGTCAGTTATTTGATTGACGAAAATGACAGGATACTCATTGTAAATATTTCCAAGGAGCTGGATGACCAGCACCATCTATTAAAGAAGGAAGAAGGATTCCGCAATTATTTCCGTACGCACCGGTGGGACAACCAGATTGTAAAGATCAATATCAATAAAACCGATCCTAAATCTATTGAAAAAGGATTGGCCGCTATGCTCAAGCAGCACGACAATATCAAGGTGATCTTCGTCACCAATTCGCGGGTATCTAACGTGGCGGCCTTTGTAGAAAAACTCGACAGGAAGATCATACTGGTTGGGTACGATTTTTTGAATGAGAACATCGAATACATCAATAAGGGCGTTATTGACTTCCTGATCTGTCAAAAGCCGCTGGAACAGGCTTACAAGGGCGTGATGGCGCTTTACCAACACCTGACCCTGGCCTCTTCGCCGGTAGAAAAGGTCAGCTTCATGCCGATAGATATTATTACCCGGGAGAATTACCGGTTTTACAACTATTAA